In Synergistota bacterium, the genomic window GACGCTTTTAAGAAGATTTATTAAGCCTTCATACTCAGCCTTGGCCTCTTTTAGTCCTTTCTCATACCCCTCGGAAAAACCTTTCTCATAACCTTCTTTATAACCCTCATCGTGGGCGCTTTTTCTTATTTCCTCTGCTTCCTGCTTCGCCCCCTCGATTATCTCACGCGAAGCACGAGATGCCTCTTCCTCTATTTCGCTTTTTATCTTCTCCGCTTCTCTCTTAGCTTCTTCAAGGATTTTCTGCGCTTGAACAGAAGCCTCCTCTACCCTACGCTTAAGCTCCTCTATCTTTTTCTCGAGCTGCTCCTTTTCTCTCGAAAGTCTTTCTACCTCATCTCTCGCAGTTTTCTTTACTTCCTCGGAAGTCTCCCCCCTATTCTCATCAGCTTCCTCAGCCTCATCAGCGCTTTTCTTCTCTCCACCGTTTTCCCCCTCGAAGCCTACGAGAAATGGGGTATCAAGCAGCTTAACGTACTTGATAAGGTTCTTTTTAAACAATCAGCTCTTCCTCCCCTCCTCTTGCTATGACTATTTCTCCTGCCTCCTCAAGCTGCCTTATCACGTTAACTATTCTCTGCTGAGCATCTTCAACATCCCTGACTCTAACCGGCCCCATAAAGTCCATATCTTCCTTAAGCATCTGAGCTGCTCTCTTAGACATATTCTTAAAGAACTTGTCTCTAACCTCCTCACTCGCACCCTTAAGGGCAAGCGCGAGATCCTTCATATCTATCTCCCTCAATACCCTCTGAACAGCTCTATCATCAAGATGGACGATATCTTCAAAGACAAACAGCCTCTTTTTAACTTCCTCAGCGAGTTCGGGATCCTCCTCCTCAAGAGCCTCTATTATATTCTTTTCGGTTCCTCTATCCGATCTATTGAGAATCTCCACGAGCGCCTCTATACCTCCAACCATCGTGAAGTCCTGACTAACAAAAGCAGAGAGTTTTCTTTCCAGAATTCTTTCAACTTCCCTTATAACATCCGGAG contains:
- the fliG gene encoding flagellar motor switch protein FliG: AKEILTKLTAQLQVRPFEFVRKTDPMQLLSVIQGEHPQTIALILAYLGPEQAASVLSGLPPELQVEVARRLATMDRTSPDVIREVERILERKLSAFVSQDFTMVGGIEALVEILNRSDRGTEKNIIEALEEEDPELAEEVKKRLFVFEDIVHLDDRAVQRVLREIDMKDLALALKGASEEVRDKFFKNMSKRAAQMLKEDMDFMGPVRVRDVEDAQQRIVNVIRQLEEAGEIVIARGGEEELIV